A stretch of Deltaproteobacteria bacterium CG11_big_fil_rev_8_21_14_0_20_49_13 DNA encodes these proteins:
- a CDS encoding antibiotic resistance protein MarC produces MPELFKQIFAYIGLALPALIIITNPIAAASFFVSFAEGMPAKEIKKVAMKACLTSMWVMIVFAIFGTFIFSLFSITIAAFQIAGGIILFGVAMDIRKGRREEKTPVKSDDFSIVPLAIPMIAGPGAITTCLMLAGEATNMAYLGVLVLCIVIAMIIMYIVLTHAHKMTSILGGGGLRIVIRLMGLVLAVIAVQFVLNGIKGALPILAPVLSKCING; encoded by the coding sequence ATGCCAGAATTATTTAAACAGATCTTTGCCTACATAGGCCTTGCCCTGCCGGCGCTTATCATTATCACGAACCCCATTGCGGCGGCATCTTTCTTTGTCTCCTTTGCCGAAGGGATGCCTGCAAAGGAGATTAAAAAGGTGGCCATGAAGGCCTGCCTCACCTCCATGTGGGTGATGATAGTCTTTGCGATATTCGGCACATTTATTTTTTCGCTTTTCAGCATAACGATAGCCGCCTTCCAGATCGCCGGCGGTATCATTCTGTTCGGTGTCGCCATGGACATTAGAAAGGGGCGCCGCGAAGAGAAAACCCCCGTTAAGAGCGACGACTTTTCTATTGTGCCGCTTGCCATTCCGATGATAGCCGGGCCAGGGGCGATAACGACCTGTCTAATGCTCGCCGGAGAAGCGACGAACATGGCCTATTTAGGCGTGCTCGTTCTCTGCATCGTTATCGCCATGATCATAATGTATATCGTTCTCACTCATGCCCACAAAATGACCTCGATCCTTGGCGGCGGCGGACTCCGTATAGTGATAAGGCTCATGGGCCTAGTGCTGGCCGTCATTGCCGTACAATTCGTCCTTAACGGAATTAAAGGTGCATTGCCGATATTGGCGCCTGTGCTGAGCAAATGTATAAATGGCTAG
- a CDS encoding dTMP kinase, whose product MKGRFITFEGIEGCGKTTQIRLLDENLRSKGLATVLTREPGGTEIGDKIRGILLDPENKKMCSVAELLLYGAARAQHLEELVKPSIAEGKIVLCDRYSDSTTAYQGAARKLSPKFIKGLDSLATGGLKPDLTILLDIDPNEGLKRARSRRSLDRFEREEVSFHERVRKGYLQISREEPLRVKVVDGLRPTDEIRADITNIVEKLLR is encoded by the coding sequence ATGAAAGGTAGATTTATAACATTCGAAGGGATCGAAGGTTGCGGCAAGACGACGCAGATAAGGCTTCTTGACGAAAATCTTCGTTCTAAAGGTCTTGCAACGGTCCTGACGCGCGAACCGGGAGGCACCGAGATAGGAGACAAGATCCGCGGCATACTTTTGGACCCCGAAAATAAAAAAATGTGTTCAGTTGCCGAACTTTTACTTTATGGCGCGGCACGCGCACAACATCTGGAAGAGCTTGTGAAACCGTCGATCGCCGAAGGCAAGATCGTCCTTTGTGACCGTTATTCCGATTCGACAACGGCTTATCAAGGCGCGGCACGAAAGCTTTCACCGAAATTTATTAAAGGTCTCGATTCGCTGGCAACTGGCGGGCTTAAACCGGACCTCACTATCCTTTTGGATATCGACCCTAACGAAGGACTTAAAAGGGCTCGGAGCAGGAGATCTCTCGACCGGTTCGAGCGGGAAGAGGTCTCATTTCACGAGCGCGTGAGAAAGGGCTACCTTCAAATATCCCGCGAAGAACCTTTAAGAGTAAAGGTCGTTGACGGACTCAGGCCGACAGACGAGATCCGGGCAGATATCACAAACATAGTCGAAAAGTTACTTAGATGA
- a CDS encoding stage 0 sporulation protein, with amino-acid sequence MEKEPEQQKTRRIAGVHFSKASKIERYLAGNIELSLHDFVVIKGDHGEVVGQVVTLPRDEPASSVATNIKPILRKATNTDIDKYHQDMEKALEAYDLCEKKILERDLYMKLVDVSFEDNKAIFFFFAEERVDFRALVKDLASSLHMRIEMRQIGARDEAKAIGSMGPCGIVCCCETYLQEFKPISITMAKNQGLSPNPAKLTGMCGKLKCCLNYENETYLNERKDLPPIGAKVKIKEGDGIITNLDILKHLCSVRVDNEDGYEEVRCKCSDCQVLSKPRGSQKKTKEKEKVREEKETKKDEKLEG; translated from the coding sequence ATGGAAAAAGAACCGGAACAGCAAAAGACGCGAAGAATTGCAGGCGTTCACTTTTCAAAGGCAAGCAAAATAGAGCGTTATCTTGCTGGTAACATTGAACTTTCTCTGCATGACTTTGTCGTTATCAAGGGCGATCACGGAGAGGTTGTAGGACAGGTTGTGACGCTTCCAAGGGACGAACCCGCATCAAGCGTCGCCACGAATATCAAGCCGATTCTTCGGAAGGCCACGAACACAGACATCGACAAATATCATCAGGATATGGAAAAGGCGCTCGAGGCGTACGATCTTTGCGAAAAAAAGATCTTAGAACGCGACCTTTACATGAAGCTTGTAGATGTCTCGTTCGAAGACAATAAGGCCATCTTCTTCTTCTTTGCCGAAGAGCGCGTCGATTTCAGGGCGCTTGTGAAGGATCTTGCAAGTTCGCTCCACATGAGAATTGAGATGCGTCAGATAGGCGCCCGCGATGAGGCAAAAGCGATAGGCTCCATGGGCCCGTGTGGAATAGTCTGCTGTTGCGAAACATATCTGCAGGAGTTCAAGCCCATATCGATAACAATGGCCAAGAACCAGGGGCTCTCTCCAAATCCAGCAAAGTTGACCGGCATGTGCGGAAAACTTAAATGTTGCCTTAACTATGAGAACGAAACATATCTTAACGAAAGAAAAGACCTCCCCCCCATTGGGGCCAAGGTAAAGATAAAAGAGGGCGATGGTATCATAACTAACCTTGATATACTCAAACATCTCTGCTCGGTCAGGGTAGATAACGAGGACGGTTACGAAGAGGTAAGATGCAAGTGCAGTGACTGCCAGGTACTTTCAAAGCCCAGAGGTTCCCAGAAAAAGACCAAGGAGAAAGAGAAAGTAAGGGAAGAGAAAGAGACCAAGAAAGATGAAAAGCTCGA